From the Calonectris borealis chromosome 12, bCalBor7.hap1.2, whole genome shotgun sequence genome, one window contains:
- the LOC142087418 gene encoding cadherin-1-like — protein sequence MVPGRLPCPRQLAPGQHREPPAHSLSLSPVSFADCGGQRRAAYLSDDTRFKVSRDGVVSATRPLQLQRREISFSIHTWDAVGKKHSARVTLHRRRHHHHRHHPHPPQQQQDAVPSVLTFPEPGHGLRRQKRDWVIPPINCPENERGPFPKKLVQIKSNKDKETKVFYSITGQGADTPPVGVFTIVRETGWLEVTKPLDREEIDKYVLFSHAVSANGQPVEDPMEIIITVTDQNDNRPIFTKQVFIGYIEENAKPGTSVMTVNATDADDGVNVNNGIIGYSILSEEPKSTHQMFTIDPEKGIISVIGTGLDRETTPNYTLIIQAADQEGVGLTNTATAIVEVTDVNDNLPVFDPTTYEGTVNENEVGVVVARLHVTDQDMQGSPAWQAIYRIKSGDQDGDFSITTDPKTNDGILKTAKGLDYETKSRYNLLVTVENAVPFTVSLPLSTASVLVVVGDVNEAPVFVPPVKRVEVMEDLPLGHQVTSYTAQDPDRDQRQKITYRMGSDPAGWLAIDPENGIITAAQPLDRESVHAINSTYKAIVLAVDSGSPDATGTGTLLLLLQDVNDNGPMPEPRIFDICSRQPEDQTLNIVDKDLPPNTYPFQAGLEHGSAANWTVRVSGQDLLVLTLLKELEPGEYTIFLKLTDGQGKVQVTPVKAQVCDCEGPAKNCERRAFIASGLGVPAILGILGGILALLILLLLLLLFARRRKVVKEPLLPPEDDMRDNVYHYDEEGGGEEDQDYDLSQLHRGLDARPEVIRNDVAPPLMAAPQYRPRPANPDEIGNFIDENLKAADTDPTAPPYDSLLVFDYEGSGSEATSLSSLNSSASDRDQDYDYLNDWGSRFKKLADLYGGGEEDD from the exons ATGGTGCCTGGGCGCCTGCCCTGCCCTCGCCAGCTTGCCCCGGGGCAGCACCGGGAGCCCCCTGCCCACTCgctctccctgtccccagtgaGCTTTGCCGACTGTGGCGGGCAGCGGCGTGCCGCATACCTCTCGGACGACACGCGCTTCAAGGTGAGCAGGGACGGTGTCGTCTCTGCGACCCGGCCCCTGCAGCTCCAACGGCGGGAGATCAGCTTCTCCATCCACACCTGGGACGCTGTGGGCAAGAAGCATTCGGCCAGGGTGACCCTGCACAGGCGGCGGCACCATCACCAtcgccaccacccccaccccccgcagcagcagcag GACGCGGTGCCCAGTGTGCTGACCTTCCCCGAGCCTGGCCATGGCCTCCGGCGGCAGAAGAGGGACTGGGTCATCCCCCCCATCAACTGCCCCGAGAACGAGCGGGGGCCCTTCCCCAAGAAGCTGGTGCAG ATCAAATCCAACAAGGACAAGGAGACCAAGGTTTTCTACAGCATCACGGGGCAGGGGGCAGACACCCCCCCTGTGGGCGTCTTCACCATTGTGCGGGAGACCGGGTGGCTGGAGGTGACGAAGCCGCTGGATCGGGAGGAGATCGATAAATACGTC CTCTTCTCCCACGCCGTGTCGGCCAACgggcagcccgtggaggaccccatggaGATCATCATCACCGTGACGGACCAGAACGACAACCGGCCCATCTTCACCAAGCAAGTCTTCATCGGCTACATTGAGGAAAATGCGAAGCCAG GCACATCTGTGATGACTGTGAACGCCACGGATGCAGACGATGGGGTCAACGTGAACAACGGCATCATCGGCTACTCCATCCTCAGCGAGGAGCCCAAGAGCACGCATCAGATGTTCACCATCGACCCGGAGAAGGGCATCATCAGCGTCATCGGCACGGGGCTGGACCGGGAG ACCACTCCCAACTACACACTGATCATCCAGGCTGCGGACCAAGAGGGCGTTGGCCTGACCAACACCGCCACCGCCATCGTGGAAGTCACTGATGTGAATGACAACCTTCCTGTCTTCGACCCCACCACG TACGAGGGGACAGTGAACGAGAACgaggtgggggtggtggtggcccgGCTGCATGTGACAGACCAGGACATGCAGGGCTCCCCTGCCTGGCAAGCCATCTACCGCATCAAGAGCGGGGACCAGGATGGCGACTTCAGCATCACCACCGACCCCAAAACCAATGACGGCATCCTGAAAACTGCCAAG GGCCTGGATTACGAGACCAAGAGCCGGTACAACCTCTTGGTGACGGTGGAGAATGCCGTCCCCTTCACCGTGTCCCTGCCGCTCTCCACGGCCAGCGTCCTGGTGGTGGTCGGAGACGTGAACGAAGCCCCCGTCTTCGTGCCCCCGGTCAAGAGGGTGGAGGTGATGGAGGACCTGCCGCTGGGGCATCAGGTCACCTCCTACACGGCCCAGGACCCAGACAGGGATCAGAGGCAGAAAATCAC GTACCGCATGGGCAGTGACCCTGCGGGGTGGCTGGCCATCGACCCCGAGAACGGCATCATCACGGCAGCCCAGCCGCTGGACCGGGAGTCGGTGCACGCCATCAACAGCACCTACAAGGCCATCGTCCTGGCCGTGGACAGTG GGTCACCGGACGCCACCGGCACGGGGacgctgctcctcctcctccaggacgtgaacgacaacgggCCCATGCCAGAGCCCCGGATCTTCGACATCTGCAGCCGGCAGCCCGAGGACCAGACGCTGAACATCGTTGACAAGGATCTGCCCCCCAACACCTACCCCttccaggcagggctggagcacggCTCTGCTGCCAACTGGACCGTCAGGGTGTCCGGACAAG ACCTGCTGGTGCTGAccctgctgaaggagctggagcccGGGGAGTACACCATCTTCCTGAAGCTGACGGACGGGCAGGGCAAGGTGCAGGTGACGCCAGTCAAAGCCCAGGTGTGCGACTGCGAAGGGCCGGCTAAAAACTGCGAGCGGCGAGCGTTCATCGCCAGCGGCCTGGGCGTCCCTGCCATCCTGGGCATCCTGGGGGGCATCCTGGCACTGCTGA tcctcctgctgctgctgctgctcttcgcCAGGCGGAGGAAGGTGGTGAAGGAGCCGCTGCTCCCGCCGGAGGATGACATGCGGGACAACGTCTACCACTATGACGAGGAGGGCGGCGGTGAGGAGGACCAG GACTACGACCTGAGCCAGCTGCACCGGGGCCTGGACGCCCGCCCCGAGGTGATCCGCAACGATGTGGCCCCCCCGCTGATGGCCGCCCCCCAGTACCGGCCCCGGCCCGCCAACCCCGACGAGATCGGAAACTTCATCGATGAG aACCTGAAGGCGGCCGACACggaccccacggcccccccctACGACTCCCTGCTGGTGTTCGACTACGAGGGCAGCGGCTCGGAGGCCACCTCGCTCAGCTCCCTCAACTCCTCCGCCTCCGACCGCGACCAGGACTACGACTACCTCAACGACTGGGGCAGCCGCTTCAAGAAGCTGGCGGACCTCtacggcggcggggaggaggacgACTAG